A single Paenibacillus kribbensis DNA region contains:
- a CDS encoding iron-hydroxamate ABC transporter substrate-binding protein, translated as MKKLFIPLVLVLVIVLSACGGNQANNADNGKSSSPASSSEAKSSTFTYQSENGPVEVPAHPQRVVVLTRFLTGNVMALGVPLVGVDEMSKTNPNFKEKLKDAEAVTDESLEKIIELNPDLIIGLSDIKNIDKLKQIAPTVTYTYGKVDFLTQQREIGKLLNKEKEAQAWIDDFDARAKKAGKEIKAKIGANATVSVIETFNKQLYVYGDNFGRGTEILYQEFGLPMPKKVKEATQKEGYFALSTEVMKDYLGDYVIFSKNADEDNSFQNTETYKNIPAVKNQRVFEADAKAFYFNDPLSMEYQLKFFIQHFLGQ; from the coding sequence ATGAAAAAGCTTTTTATTCCGCTGGTACTTGTTCTTGTGATTGTATTAAGTGCATGCGGCGGTAATCAAGCGAACAATGCCGACAATGGTAAAAGTTCGTCCCCTGCATCTTCTTCGGAAGCGAAATCTTCCACATTTACCTATCAATCCGAGAATGGACCCGTAGAGGTTCCGGCTCATCCGCAGCGCGTTGTTGTGCTTACCCGATTTTTAACAGGTAATGTGATGGCACTTGGTGTCCCTCTGGTTGGCGTAGATGAAATGTCCAAAACGAATCCGAATTTTAAAGAAAAGCTAAAAGATGCCGAGGCGGTTACGGACGAAAGCCTGGAGAAGATCATCGAGCTGAATCCGGATCTTATTATTGGACTGTCAGATATTAAAAACATCGATAAGCTCAAGCAAATTGCGCCTACTGTCACTTATACATATGGCAAAGTGGATTTCTTGACACAGCAACGGGAAATTGGAAAATTGTTAAACAAAGAAAAAGAAGCGCAAGCCTGGATTGATGATTTTGATGCTCGGGCCAAAAAAGCCGGAAAAGAAATCAAGGCGAAGATCGGAGCCAATGCAACAGTTTCGGTCATCGAGACGTTCAATAAGCAGCTCTATGTATATGGTGATAACTTTGGCCGCGGCACCGAAATTCTCTATCAGGAGTTTGGACTTCCTATGCCGAAAAAAGTGAAGGAAGCGACACAGAAAGAAGGTTATTTTGCTTTATCGACAGAGGTGATGAAAGATTACCTGGGTGATTACGTCATTTTCAGTAAAAACGCGGATGAGGACAATTCGTTCCAGAACACCGAAACGTATAAGAACATTCCAGCAGTCAAGAATCAACGTGTCTTTGAGGCCGATGCAAAGGCGTTCTACTTTAACGATCCGCTCAGCATGGAGTACCAGCTGAAATTTTTCATTCAACACTTTCTCGGTCAGTAG
- a CDS encoding helix-turn-helix domain-containing protein, with amino-acid sequence MNNAVSEWAESHFPLYTADSIYSLYCTSNFPMYTIHENVTLLIAIASGKGTLQVDDQTYELVEGSVMLLPAHSHAVLITNLLQPLHAYKLSIRTREQRTTLPESAMIRKSEVDSNPNIQFFPCEPVIVTHVEELYIHRFPASEARHVQNQIIFHQIILQLLERMEAKYAADEQPSMERSIAYLENHYSEKITREQLAAIAGVSRSHYSIQFKQLTGFSPNEYLSRLRVHRAKELLISGSGTLREIALKVGYKDEFYLSRRFKQHTGASPSSYSRRPFQRVAVLLTPYASHLLLLGLEPAVTISESSEYVKTNGLEPPQTMMFINTNCSAEQVNSVLLDTNIELIIAAKQHLHEYGLNPEHLRVIAPIVEISWMELGWKEHLRRIAHAVQRSEQAERWLAAFEEEERVARSLVQPSTMVNEIITIVVMKPEGLFVYGARNVGYVIYQSLGLKPPELIGQEIKRLGDQFHSVSIEISELADYAGSRLLVVMFPDEKGSTAHTEVIFKSPYWSRLPAVQRNCVHLLDRDEWVPYNPVSIRLQLQRAVDLFTSNQ; translated from the coding sequence GTGAACAACGCTGTTTCGGAGTGGGCAGAGTCCCATTTTCCTTTATATACTGCTGACAGCATTTATTCGCTGTACTGCACCTCGAATTTTCCGATGTACACTATTCATGAGAATGTAACTTTATTGATTGCAATTGCCAGCGGCAAGGGCACTCTTCAGGTCGATGATCAAACTTACGAACTTGTAGAAGGTAGTGTCATGCTGCTCCCGGCGCATAGCCATGCCGTTTTAATTACGAATCTCCTGCAACCCCTTCATGCTTATAAGCTTTCAATCCGTACACGAGAGCAGAGGACTACTCTTCCCGAAAGTGCAATGATACGTAAAAGCGAAGTGGACTCCAATCCCAATATTCAGTTCTTTCCCTGTGAACCTGTAATAGTGACCCATGTGGAGGAACTGTATATCCATCGTTTTCCGGCTAGTGAAGCCCGCCATGTGCAGAACCAAATTATATTTCACCAAATCATTCTCCAACTGTTGGAGCGAATGGAAGCCAAGTATGCTGCTGATGAGCAGCCGTCCATGGAACGTAGCATTGCTTATTTGGAAAACCACTATAGCGAAAAAATAACGCGTGAGCAGTTAGCTGCGATTGCAGGCGTAAGCCGATCTCACTATTCGATCCAGTTTAAGCAGCTCACCGGCTTTTCTCCCAACGAATACTTGTCACGGCTGCGTGTTCACCGAGCCAAGGAGCTATTAATTAGCGGATCAGGCACGCTCAGGGAAATTGCCCTTAAGGTAGGGTACAAGGATGAATTTTATCTGAGCCGTCGCTTTAAGCAGCATACGGGAGCATCACCTTCAAGCTACAGCCGCAGACCATTTCAACGTGTGGCTGTATTGCTTACACCTTACGCCAGCCATCTCTTGTTGCTTGGTTTGGAGCCCGCTGTCACTATTTCGGAGAGCAGCGAATATGTGAAGACGAATGGTCTGGAGCCGCCGCAAACGATGATGTTTATCAATACGAACTGTTCTGCCGAACAGGTGAACTCGGTATTGCTTGATACCAACATCGAGTTGATCATTGCGGCTAAACAGCATTTGCACGAATATGGGCTGAATCCTGAGCATTTGCGAGTTATAGCACCTATCGTGGAAATTTCATGGATGGAACTGGGATGGAAGGAGCATCTGCGTCGTATCGCTCATGCTGTTCAGAGGAGCGAACAGGCGGAGCGGTGGTTGGCTGCTTTCGAAGAAGAGGAAAGGGTAGCCCGTTCACTGGTGCAGCCAAGCACAATGGTTAATGAAATCATAACGATTGTGGTGATGAAGCCGGAGGGACTGTTCGTTTATGGAGCGCGGAATGTCGGATATGTAATCTATCAATCTCTAGGCCTAAAGCCCCCTGAATTGATCGGGCAGGAGATAAAGAGGCTGGGGGATCAATTTCATTCCGTTTCGATTGAAATATCAGAACTCGCAGATTATGCGGGGTCCCGATTATTAGTTGTCATGTTTCCAGATGAAAAAGGTTCCACCGCACATACGGAAGTGATATTCAAGTCTCCTTATTGGAGCAGGCTTCCCGCCGTACAAAGAAACTGTGTTCATCTGCTGGATCGGGATGAATGGGTGCCTTACAACCCGGTTTCTATTCGTTTGCAACTTCAACGCGCAGTAGATTTATTTACAAGTAACCAATAA
- a CDS encoding sugar phosphate isomerase/epimerase family protein: MNANLGIRAHDIENVTLQEAVSIISSKGLTSVQLAVSKSLHDVNTTLGSFSPGIAHYISRIFRKKDVQIAVLGCYINMIHPDPSLRRKELDRFKEHIRFARDFGCSIVGTETGNVNPEIVYTEENFTEKPFLAVVESVRELVAEAEKFGVIVGIEGGMNHPIHTPERMRRLLDSVPSNNLQVIFDPANFISLNNYQNQEAVFQEAFDLFGDRIVIMHAKDLMIEDHRIKFVPVGKGILNYHFLLKLLKDKKPYLNILLEETKEQDIDKSIAYINGLY, encoded by the coding sequence ATGAATGCAAATTTAGGAATTCGGGCACATGATATTGAAAATGTTACTTTACAAGAAGCAGTGAGTATCATATCAAGTAAAGGATTGACATCCGTTCAGCTAGCCGTAAGTAAATCGCTACATGATGTAAATACAACATTAGGAAGCTTTAGTCCTGGTATTGCTCACTATATAAGTCGTATTTTTCGGAAAAAAGATGTGCAAATAGCGGTATTAGGCTGCTACATCAACATGATCCATCCTGACCCAAGTCTTAGAAGAAAAGAATTGGATCGATTTAAGGAGCATATCCGGTTTGCTCGTGATTTTGGCTGCAGCATTGTTGGAACCGAGACGGGAAATGTAAACCCGGAGATTGTCTATACTGAAGAAAATTTTACTGAAAAGCCTTTTTTGGCTGTAGTGGAAAGTGTCAGAGAGCTTGTCGCAGAAGCAGAAAAATTCGGTGTAATCGTGGGAATTGAGGGAGGAATGAATCATCCTATTCATACACCGGAGCGGATGAGAAGATTGCTGGACAGTGTTCCGTCTAATAATCTTCAGGTCATTTTTGACCCGGCTAACTTTATTTCCCTGAATAACTATCAAAACCAGGAAGCTGTTTTCCAAGAAGCATTTGATCTTTTTGGCGACAGAATCGTGATTATGCATGCAAAGGATTTAATGATTGAGGATCATAGGATAAAGTTCGTGCCTGTTGGAAAAGGGATATTAAACTATCATTTTCTACTGAAATTGTTAAAAGATAAGAAACCTTATCTAAATATTCTATTAGAAGAAACAAAGGAACAGGATATCGACAAGAGCATTGCTTATATAAATGGGTTATATTAA
- a CDS encoding MFS transporter, producing the protein MVKQPKFINYLSYGLGDFLGAGAFALTAAWLLFFLTTFCGLTAIEAGSIFAIARIVDAIAAPTMGYITDNFHKTKLGRRFGRRKFFILAAIPLVLVYTAIWVSGFSYWYYLITYILFEIVYSMILIPYDTLAAEMSNDYKVRSKFTGARMFVAQASAVFAAFIPGRLVEALGKDDPLTFLYSGIIFTVIFIVVLSLLYKNTWERPLEEIPEEKVIDNRTFLQSVHKIYADLFSTLRVKTFRHHLGMYLGGYLSQDVFNAVFTYFVVFALLQNAVAASNLLTFMYVMQLFGVWIALTLTIKLNPAPAFRTAISLFIAGVIGFIVLKVTGTLNNTILLFAMIGICGLGRGGLNYIPWNNYAFIPDVDEALTGQRREGVFAGVMSLIRKGTQALAVFLVGVALQEAGFVSGQASQPASAVTAIISILLFGTLFFLVGGLIISYRYKLTKENHVVLLDEIKRLKNGGSKQEVTPEARQVFEQLTGWEYEKTWGNNTVGYENLVKYKDNHKTKHEAIV; encoded by the coding sequence GTGGTTAAACAACCCAAATTTATTAATTATTTGTCTTATGGGTTAGGTGATTTCTTAGGGGCAGGCGCGTTTGCATTGACAGCAGCATGGTTGCTTTTTTTCTTAACAACTTTTTGTGGCCTAACCGCCATTGAAGCAGGTTCTATTTTCGCCATTGCCCGGATTGTTGATGCGATTGCAGCGCCAACGATGGGATATATTACAGATAATTTTCATAAAACAAAACTTGGCCGACGCTTTGGAAGACGAAAATTCTTTATATTAGCCGCTATTCCACTTGTACTTGTCTATACAGCCATTTGGGTTTCCGGTTTTTCTTACTGGTATTACTTAATAACCTATATCTTGTTTGAAATTGTGTACTCCATGATTTTAATTCCTTATGACACACTTGCCGCTGAAATGAGCAACGATTATAAAGTACGTTCGAAGTTTACAGGTGCTAGAATGTTTGTTGCTCAGGCTTCGGCTGTATTCGCTGCATTTATTCCTGGCCGTCTTGTGGAAGCATTGGGTAAGGATGATCCTCTTACATTCCTGTACTCGGGTATTATTTTCACTGTCATATTTATAGTGGTATTGTCACTGCTGTACAAAAATACATGGGAACGTCCTCTCGAAGAAATACCAGAAGAGAAAGTGATTGATAATAGAACCTTTTTACAAAGTGTTCATAAGATCTATGCGGATTTATTCTCGACTTTACGAGTAAAAACATTTCGCCACCATCTGGGGATGTATTTGGGTGGATATTTAAGTCAGGATGTATTCAACGCTGTATTTACTTATTTTGTTGTGTTTGCTCTCCTGCAAAATGCCGTTGCCGCATCCAACTTATTAACCTTTATGTATGTCATGCAGCTTTTTGGCGTATGGATTGCTCTTACCTTAACGATTAAATTGAACCCTGCCCCGGCGTTTAGAACTGCCATTTCTCTCTTTATCGCAGGAGTTATTGGATTTATCGTATTAAAGGTCACTGGAACGCTAAATAACACCATTTTATTGTTTGCTATGATTGGAATTTGCGGGTTGGGACGCGGTGGTTTGAACTATATCCCCTGGAACAACTACGCATTTATTCCAGACGTAGATGAAGCTTTAACGGGTCAAAGACGTGAAGGTGTGTTCGCCGGTGTAATGAGTTTGATCAGAAAAGGGACACAGGCGTTAGCGGTCTTTTTAGTAGGTGTTGCATTGCAAGAAGCAGGCTTTGTATCCGGGCAAGCATCACAACCGGCTTCAGCTGTAACAGCTATTATTTCGATCTTGCTGTTTGGTACGCTCTTCTTTTTGGTGGGAGGTTTGATTATCTCTTATCGTTACAAATTAACTAAAGAAAATCATGTCGTTTTGTTGGATGAAATTAAACGCTTGAAAAATGGCGGCTCTAAACAAGAGGTTACACCGGAAGCCCGACAAGTTTTTGAACAATTAACAGGTTGGGAATATGAAAAAACATGGGGCAATAACACGGTCGGGTATGAAAATCTTGTAAAATATAAAGATAATCATAAAACCAAACATGAAGCTATTGTATAA
- a CDS encoding glycoside hydrolase family 88/105 protein: protein MLEVKAFEKKEVMDRIHLLMNNLTEIKDQSGEFLLNFDGLIVDDKSWNVWNWPQGVGLYGIYKYWKLTNDQKALDIVNEWFNARIQEGAPPKNVNTMAPLLTLAFLYEDTGNQTYLPYLEDWAEWVMYDMPRTQEDGLQHMTYGPENKNQLWDDTLMMTVLPLAKIGKLLNKPEYLEEAKKQFLIHIKYLTDKKTGLWFHGWMFEENHNYAEALWARGNCWITIAIPEIIEILELEKGDFLREFLIDTLNRQIEALADYQDASGLWHTLINDQTSYLEASASAGFAYGILKSVHKRYISQDYKEVAHRAICGIINEINKEGALQNVSVGTGMGDTLEFYKEIRKTTMPYGQSLAVLCLSEYLHTYI from the coding sequence GTGTTGGAGGTAAAAGCTTTCGAAAAGAAAGAGGTCATGGATCGTATTCATTTATTAATGAATAATCTCACAGAAATCAAAGACCAAAGCGGTGAATTTTTACTCAATTTTGACGGGTTAATTGTGGATGATAAAAGCTGGAATGTTTGGAACTGGCCTCAGGGTGTGGGGTTGTATGGGATATATAAATATTGGAAATTGACTAATGACCAAAAAGCTTTGGATATTGTCAACGAATGGTTCAATGCAAGAATCCAAGAAGGCGCACCGCCGAAAAACGTCAATACGATGGCGCCGCTATTAACATTGGCATTTTTATATGAGGATACCGGAAACCAGACATACCTGCCCTATCTGGAGGATTGGGCTGAATGGGTAATGTATGATATGCCTCGTACCCAAGAAGATGGGTTACAGCATATGACCTATGGACCAGAGAATAAAAATCAGCTTTGGGACGATACCTTGATGATGACCGTGCTGCCTTTGGCGAAAATCGGTAAGCTGCTCAACAAACCTGAATACCTGGAAGAAGCCAAAAAGCAGTTTCTAATCCATATCAAATATTTAACGGACAAAAAGACAGGCTTATGGTTCCACGGCTGGATGTTCGAAGAAAACCATAATTATGCCGAAGCGCTTTGGGCAAGAGGTAATTGCTGGATTACGATTGCGATTCCCGAGATTATTGAAATATTGGAATTGGAAAAGGGAGATTTTCTCCGTGAATTCCTGATTGATACATTGAACAGACAAATTGAAGCTCTTGCTGACTATCAGGATGCAAGCGGATTATGGCATACACTCATTAATGATCAGACCTCTTATTTGGAAGCCTCGGCTTCAGCTGGTTTTGCATATGGAATTTTAAAATCTGTTCATAAGCGGTATATCAGTCAGGACTATAAAGAAGTCGCCCACCGGGCTATTTGCGGAATTATCAATGAAATTAATAAAGAAGGAGCATTGCAAAACGTATCTGTAGGAACAGGTATGGGAGATACTTTGGAATTTTACAAGGAAATCAGAAAGACTACCATGCCTTATGGACAATCGCTGGCTGTGCTTTGCCTATCCGAATATCTTCATACGTATATCTGA
- a CDS encoding ABC transporter substrate-binding protein, with protein sequence MKKFGLVLLAFIMLLSVAACDLNDKGNHEEESEKVTLRVAWWGDQSRHDYTLKVIQMYEKENPNVKIVEEYANWDDYWKRLAPMAAASQLPDVIQMDRAYLFQYGEKGRLDDLTPYLKNGTIDTRSIDENAISGGRIAGKLYGFTLGSNVLSVITNDNLLKEAGIKIEDENWTWNDFEKAAIKVKNATDVYGTNGMYPADVFFPYYLRTQGSRLYNENGTGLGYTDDQLFVDYFKRQLRLVDAKAFPTPDVRAHIAGINDELIVAGKAAMSWNWSNQYLGFAESAKAPLSIKLPPEYANETALFLRPSMFFSIPKSSKQKEQAAKFINFFVNNMEANKLIKGDRGVPVSSKVIKGIKPELTEAETKIFDYVEKASQNVRTTDPIEPLGNAEIMKALDNLSEQILFKKMTPEDGARSFRKQAETILGKNK encoded by the coding sequence TTGAAAAAGTTTGGCTTGGTATTATTAGCTTTTATAATGCTCCTTTCAGTCGCTGCTTGCGATTTAAACGATAAAGGCAATCATGAAGAAGAAAGTGAAAAAGTGACCCTGCGCGTGGCCTGGTGGGGTGACCAATCCAGACATGACTATACCTTGAAAGTGATTCAAATGTATGAGAAAGAAAACCCAAATGTAAAAATTGTAGAGGAATATGCCAACTGGGATGATTATTGGAAGAGGCTTGCTCCCATGGCTGCCGCTAGCCAATTGCCAGATGTGATTCAAATGGATCGAGCCTACCTGTTTCAATATGGTGAAAAAGGCCGACTGGATGATTTAACTCCGTATCTAAAAAATGGGACGATTGACACTCGCTCCATTGATGAAAACGCCATTTCGGGTGGAAGGATTGCAGGTAAATTATATGGCTTCACCCTTGGATCGAATGTCCTTTCTGTGATTACAAATGATAATCTGTTAAAAGAAGCCGGTATTAAAATTGAAGATGAAAACTGGACTTGGAATGACTTCGAAAAAGCAGCCATCAAGGTCAAAAATGCTACAGACGTGTATGGTACAAATGGAATGTACCCTGCCGATGTATTTTTCCCTTACTATTTAAGAACACAAGGCTCGCGTCTTTATAATGAAAACGGTACAGGCCTTGGCTATACAGACGATCAATTATTTGTTGATTACTTTAAAAGGCAGCTGAGGCTAGTTGATGCAAAGGCATTCCCGACTCCAGACGTTCGAGCGCATATAGCAGGAATTAATGATGAACTTATTGTAGCAGGAAAGGCAGCAATGAGCTGGAACTGGTCCAATCAATATTTAGGATTTGCTGAATCGGCCAAAGCACCCTTATCCATCAAACTGCCTCCTGAGTACGCGAACGAAACGGCTTTATTTTTAAGGCCGAGTATGTTCTTTTCAATCCCTAAGAGTTCAAAACAAAAGGAACAAGCAGCCAAGTTCATTAATTTCTTTGTAAATAATATGGAAGCCAATAAGTTGATCAAAGGTGATCGAGGTGTCCCGGTATCTTCAAAGGTGATCAAAGGAATCAAGCCCGAATTAACCGAAGCTGAAACCAAAATCTTTGATTATGTTGAAAAAGCGTCTCAAAATGTACGCACCACAGATCCGATTGAACCACTAGGCAACGCGGAAATAATGAAAGCGCTTGATAATTTATCCGAACAGATTTTATTTAAGAAAATGACGCCGGAAGATGGAGCAAGGTCCTTTAGAAAACAAGCTGAAACGATTTTAGGCAAAAATAAGTAA
- a CDS encoding response regulator yields the protein MSYKVLLVDDERIIVEGISNVVDWAALDTELVATARNGIDAYEKIVELQPDIVISDIKMPGMDGLSLVSKAHQQYPSIKFILLSGYGEFEYARTAMHYDVKNYLLKPCNEDKITAALNDTVNELNEKKVQETFISELQEKYQNAQPYTKAHLLTEFLTSKSYLDNDLSFYEQLFDFEINNQQVRIVLFMMEGYFSYEHLFAIKNIGAEILDSVLVTTNIGEYALFLIEDDHDSEKLHQKIIQIRETIHQYFKRDTTVAISEGNYFRNARNLYREAMECLEHRFYLGEGSIITRKDILPANTAVPHDFMIDEQQLVLKIKSGHIQDVCNGITSIFEKMTDLRLGIDLTKSYCIQLYMAIVQTVDTDRMQDYLMGTSALLEMETVQQMKDYIEATARKMTHEYYNRFKSKQSSLISRVIEILVENLGNPDLSLKMVANDMLYMNPDYLGKLFKQETGQRFSTCLTKLRIEKAVEYISTMDDVKVGTLAKIIGFGDNPQYFSQVFKKYTGYTPSEYRKGT from the coding sequence ATGTCATATAAAGTGTTATTGGTAGATGACGAACGGATTATTGTTGAAGGTATTTCCAATGTGGTCGATTGGGCAGCATTGGATACGGAACTTGTAGCAACGGCGAGAAACGGGATCGATGCGTATGAGAAAATTGTTGAACTACAACCTGATATTGTGATCAGTGATATCAAAATGCCTGGTATGGACGGACTTAGTCTTGTTTCAAAGGCGCATCAGCAATATCCTTCTATAAAATTTATCCTGCTGTCCGGATACGGTGAGTTTGAATACGCGAGAACCGCCATGCACTATGATGTTAAAAATTATTTGTTAAAGCCATGCAATGAGGATAAAATCACAGCTGCGCTTAACGATACCGTTAATGAACTAAACGAAAAAAAGGTTCAGGAAACCTTTATTAGCGAGCTCCAGGAAAAATACCAAAACGCTCAGCCCTATACCAAAGCGCATCTGTTAACCGAATTCTTAACTAGTAAAAGCTACTTGGACAATGATTTATCATTCTATGAGCAGCTTTTTGATTTTGAAATAAATAATCAGCAGGTCAGAATCGTTCTTTTTATGATGGAAGGTTATTTTTCTTATGAGCATTTGTTTGCCATTAAAAATATTGGAGCTGAAATCCTTGACTCCGTCTTGGTAACAACCAATATTGGTGAATATGCACTGTTCCTGATCGAGGATGATCATGACTCGGAAAAACTACATCAAAAAATTATACAAATAAGAGAAACCATTCATCAATATTTCAAAAGAGATACCACGGTTGCTATAAGTGAAGGGAACTATTTCCGAAACGCCAGGAACTTGTACCGTGAGGCCATGGAGTGTTTGGAACATCGCTTTTATTTGGGGGAAGGAAGCATTATAACGAGAAAAGATATTTTACCGGCAAATACAGCCGTCCCCCATGATTTTATGATCGATGAGCAGCAACTTGTTCTAAAAATCAAATCCGGGCATATTCAGGATGTATGCAACGGAATTACCAGTATTTTCGAAAAAATGACGGATTTACGGCTGGGGATTGACTTGACAAAATCCTATTGTATACAGCTCTATATGGCAATTGTACAGACGGTAGATACAGACCGCATGCAGGATTACCTCATGGGAACATCTGCACTGTTAGAGATGGAAACGGTCCAGCAGATGAAAGATTATATCGAAGCAACAGCCAGAAAAATGACCCATGAGTACTATAATCGTTTCAAGTCAAAGCAGTCTTCCTTAATAAGCAGAGTAATAGAAATTTTAGTCGAGAATCTGGGCAATCCTGATCTATCGCTAAAAATGGTAGCTAACGACATGCTATATATGAATCCAGATTATCTGGGAAAACTGTTCAAACAGGAGACTGGCCAGAGATTCTCAACCTGTCTTACCAAATTAAGAATTGAAAAGGCAGTGGAGTACATTTCAACAATGGACGATGTGAAGGTGGGAACGTTGGCCAAAATCATCGGTTTTGGTGACAACCCCCAATACTTTAGTCAGGTTTTCAAAAAATATACTGGTTATACACCATCTGAATACCGGAAAGGTACATGA
- a CDS encoding cache domain-containing sensor histidine kinase, with product MKKIWFYFANIYIHSKLNVKLFLTITLIMMTTLVFVLGGLQYAFSLYDEQIYAKSAQVLMMSSNNVEEKLERVEEVSYNIAVDPYIQKILLDLQGNVKGYDFYRLEQKIGDELEKYIDPANYVHSIYLYDSAGREFLAGDSSKPIKNKDKELALSQADKYEGKNHWMELEGSNGDLISVRLIQSYGNLNFETIGKLLIRVHLDKIVSGLPKPHGDIAGNIVITKEDEIFYSEKGIDNLKEYHFNAKDDQGYSIEYIHGERSFVSHITTDFKDWTYWSIIPFDMMFSKITAAKYTLVLVFMLMFVFLISLGFKFLRKFTNPIQELASTMQEVQKGNFHAVNQLNPSMIHEDEIGILYRNFITMIQRIDELIQENFSKQLLIKETEFKALQAQINPHFLYNTLESVNWLAKTNKQKQISSMVEALGHLMRYSTNFNRDIITLEEELDILNSYLTIQKYRFDDRIDVQIDFPCHVAKYKIPKLILQPLLENSFKHAVEPSVYLSVIKLHVYQEEDKLFIRIEDNGPGIDPLILQKVKEGKVNPNGTGIGLNNIDDRIKLYAGEQYGLRIENLSGKGTAITVVLPVQTG from the coding sequence ATGAAGAAGATATGGTTTTATTTTGCGAATATTTATATACATTCAAAGCTAAACGTAAAGCTTTTCTTAACGATTACATTGATTATGATGACAACGCTAGTATTTGTATTAGGGGGGCTTCAATATGCTTTTTCCCTCTATGATGAGCAAATCTATGCAAAATCCGCACAAGTGCTGATGATGTCGTCCAACAACGTAGAAGAGAAGCTTGAAAGAGTAGAAGAAGTCAGTTATAACATAGCAGTCGACCCGTATATTCAAAAAATTTTATTAGATCTTCAAGGAAATGTAAAAGGCTATGATTTCTATCGTCTTGAACAGAAAATTGGAGATGAATTGGAAAAATATATAGATCCGGCAAATTACGTTCATTCCATTTATCTGTACGATTCAGCAGGAAGGGAGTTTTTGGCCGGGGATAGCAGCAAACCAATAAAGAATAAAGATAAGGAGCTTGCACTTAGTCAGGCGGATAAGTATGAGGGTAAAAACCATTGGATGGAGCTGGAAGGGAGCAATGGGGATTTAATTTCTGTTCGCCTTATCCAGTCTTATGGGAACTTAAACTTTGAAACCATCGGCAAACTGCTTATTCGTGTTCATTTAGACAAGATTGTAAGCGGTTTACCAAAGCCTCACGGAGATATAGCAGGAAATATTGTGATTACAAAAGAGGATGAGATTTTTTATTCGGAAAAAGGAATAGATAATTTAAAAGAATATCATTTCAATGCAAAAGATGATCAGGGCTATAGTATCGAATACATTCATGGGGAAAGAAGCTTTGTCAGCCATATTACAACTGATTTTAAGGACTGGACATACTGGAGCATCATTCCATTTGACATGATGTTTTCCAAGATTACTGCTGCAAAATATACCTTGGTGCTGGTTTTTATGTTAATGTTCGTTTTTCTTATTTCCCTTGGTTTTAAATTTTTAAGAAAGTTTACAAATCCCATTCAAGAATTAGCATCTACCATGCAGGAAGTCCAAAAGGGGAACTTTCACGCCGTAAATCAATTAAATCCCTCTATGATTCATGAAGACGAGATAGGGATACTGTATCGGAATTTTATAACCATGATCCAAAGAATTGATGAGTTGATCCAGGAGAACTTTTCCAAGCAGCTGCTGATTAAGGAAACTGAATTTAAAGCATTGCAGGCTCAGATCAACCCGCACTTTCTATACAATACACTGGAGTCCGTTAATTGGTTGGCTAAAACAAATAAACAGAAGCAAATTTCAAGCATGGTGGAAGCCCTGGGTCATCTCATGAGATACTCCACCAATTTTAACCGGGATATTATTACACTTGAAGAGGAACTTGACATTTTGAATAGTTATTTAACCATCCAAAAATACCGGTTTGACGACCGGATTGATGTTCAAATAGACTTCCCCTGCCATGTTGCAAAATATAAGATTCCAAAATTAATATTGCAGCCCCTTCTGGAGAATTCGTTCAAGCATGCAGTTGAGCCTTCCGTCTATTTGTCAGTTATTAAATTGCATGTTTATCAGGAAGAGGACAAGCTATTTATTCGGATTGAAGATAACGGGCCTGGCATAGATCCCCTAATCCTTCAAAAAGTAAAAGAAGGAAAAGTAAATCCTAATGGTACTGGAATAGGATTGAACAATATCGATGATCGGATCAAGCTTTATGCTGGCGAACAGTATGGTTTAAGAATTGAAAATCTTTCGGGAAAAGGGACCGCAATTACGGTAGTTTTACCTGTTCAAACGGGGTGA